From a region of the Pseudomonas fulva 12-X genome:
- a CDS encoding RtcB family protein encodes MQTKTYNLLEVANGKPIKLWTQGVPVEEDAKQQLMNTAKMPFIFKHLAVMPDVHLGKGSTIGSVIPTIGAIIPAAVGVDIGCGMIAARTSLTASDLPDNLAGLRAAIEKAVPHGRSNTRGGRDRGAWENVPEMADHAWSALSERFKAITDKYPRLEKTNNRKHLGTLGTGNHFVEVCLDEANRVWFMLHSGSRGVGNAIGNLFIELAQADMRQHIANLPDRDLAYFEEGSQHFADYVEAVGWAQDFAKQNRALMMHAVVAAARGVIAKPFEVALEAVNCHHNYVQKERHFGEEVLVTRKGAVSAKKGELGIIPGSMGAKSFIVRGLGNEEAFCSCSHGAGRTMSRTKAKKLFTVEDQIKATAHVECRKDADVIDEIPMAYKDIDQVMDAQRELVEVMHTLRQVVCVKG; translated from the coding sequence ATGCAAACCAAGACCTACAACCTGCTGGAAGTCGCCAACGGCAAGCCGATCAAACTGTGGACGCAAGGCGTTCCGGTAGAGGAGGACGCCAAGCAGCAGTTGATGAACACCGCGAAGATGCCCTTCATCTTCAAGCACCTGGCCGTGATGCCGGACGTGCACCTGGGCAAGGGTTCGACCATTGGCAGCGTGATCCCCACGATCGGTGCGATCATCCCGGCAGCGGTCGGGGTGGACATCGGCTGCGGGATGATCGCCGCGCGCACCTCGCTGACCGCCTCCGACCTGCCGGATAACCTGGCCGGTCTGCGCGCCGCCATCGAGAAGGCCGTGCCCCACGGGCGAAGCAATACCCGTGGAGGCCGAGACCGGGGCGCCTGGGAAAACGTGCCGGAGATGGCCGACCATGCCTGGTCGGCGCTGAGCGAGCGCTTCAAGGCGATCACCGACAAGTACCCGCGGCTGGAGAAGACCAACAACCGCAAGCACCTGGGAACCCTGGGAACCGGTAACCACTTCGTCGAGGTGTGCCTGGACGAAGCGAACCGGGTCTGGTTCATGCTGCACAGCGGATCGCGCGGCGTGGGTAACGCCATCGGCAACCTGTTCATCGAACTGGCCCAGGCCGATATGCGCCAGCACATCGCCAATCTGCCGGACCGCGACCTGGCCTACTTCGAGGAAGGCAGCCAGCACTTCGCCGACTACGTGGAGGCGGTGGGCTGGGCCCAAGACTTCGCCAAGCAGAACCGCGCGCTGATGATGCACGCGGTGGTCGCGGCGGCCCGCGGGGTGATCGCCAAGCCGTTCGAGGTCGCCCTGGAAGCGGTCAACTGTCACCACAACTACGTGCAGAAGGAACGTCACTTCGGTGAAGAGGTGCTGGTGACCCGCAAAGGCGCGGTGTCGGCGAAGAAAGGCGAGCTGGGCATCATCCCCGGCTCCATGGGCGCCAAGAGTTTCATCGTGCGCGGCCTGGGCAACGAGGAAGCGTTCTGCTCGTGCAGCCACGGCGCCGGCCGCACCATGAGCCGCACCAAGGCGAAAAAGCTGTTCACCGTGGAAGACCAGATCAAGGCCACGGCCCACGTCGAATGCCGCAAGGACGCCGACGTGATCGACGAAATCCCGATGGCCTACAAGGACATCGACCAGGTCATGGACGCCCAGCGCGAGCTGGTAGAAGTGATGCACACCTTGCGGCAGGTGGTGTGCGTAAAAGGATAA
- the ettA gene encoding energy-dependent translational throttle protein EttA — protein sequence MAQYVYTMHRLSKVVPPKREILKNISLSFFPGAKIGVLGLNGAGKSTLLRIMAGVDKEFDGEARPMPDINVGYLPQEPQLDPSKTVREVVEEAVSVVKDAQARLDEVYAAYAEPDADFDKLAAEQAKLEAILQASDGHNLERQLEVAADALRLPAWDAKVEHLSGGEKRRVALCRLLLSAPDMLLLDEPTNHLDADSVAWLERFLHDFPGTVVAITHDRYFLDNVAGWILELDRGAGIPYEGNYSGWLEAKSARLAQESKQQSAHEKAMKEELEWVRKGAKARQSKSKARLQRFEEMQSQEFQKRAETNEIYIPAGARLGDKVIEFKNVTKGYGDRVLVEDLSFSVPKGAIVGVIGGNGAGKSTLFRMLMGKETPDSGSIEIGETVQLACVDQSREDLDGSKTVWEAVSDGLDMIKIGNYEVPSRGYVGRFNFKGADQQKFVKDLSGGERGRLHLALTLKEGANVLLLDEPSNDLDVETLRSLEEALLDFPGAAIVISHDRWFLDRVATHILSYEDDGVIFFEGNYTEYEADRKKRLGDAAAQPHRVRHKKLAQ from the coding sequence TTGGCTCAATACGTCTACACCATGCATCGGCTGAGCAAGGTCGTGCCGCCGAAGCGCGAGATCCTCAAGAACATCTCCCTGTCGTTCTTCCCGGGCGCCAAGATCGGTGTGCTGGGCCTCAACGGCGCCGGTAAGTCGACCCTGCTGCGCATCATGGCGGGCGTGGACAAGGAATTCGACGGTGAAGCCCGGCCGATGCCGGACATCAACGTCGGCTACTTGCCCCAAGAGCCGCAGCTGGACCCGAGCAAGACCGTGCGTGAAGTGGTCGAGGAGGCCGTCAGCGTCGTCAAGGACGCCCAGGCGCGCCTGGACGAGGTTTACGCTGCCTACGCCGAGCCGGATGCCGACTTCGACAAGCTGGCCGCCGAGCAGGCCAAGCTCGAAGCCATCCTGCAGGCCAGCGACGGCCACAACCTGGAGCGTCAACTGGAAGTCGCCGCCGACGCCCTGCGCCTGCCAGCCTGGGACGCCAAGGTCGAGCACCTGTCCGGTGGTGAGAAGCGCCGTGTGGCGCTGTGCCGCCTGCTGCTGTCGGCCCCCGACATGCTGCTGCTGGACGAGCCGACCAACCACCTGGACGCCGACTCGGTGGCCTGGCTGGAGCGCTTCCTGCACGACTTCCCGGGCACCGTGGTGGCGATCACCCACGACCGTTACTTCCTCGACAACGTCGCCGGCTGGATTCTCGAACTCGACCGTGGCGCGGGCATCCCGTACGAAGGCAACTACTCGGGCTGGCTGGAGGCCAAGTCGGCGCGTCTGGCCCAAGAATCCAAGCAGCAGTCGGCCCATGAAAAGGCCATGAAGGAAGAACTGGAGTGGGTGCGCAAAGGCGCCAAGGCCCGCCAGTCGAAATCCAAGGCGCGTCTGCAGCGCTTCGAGGAAATGCAGTCCCAGGAATTCCAGAAACGCGCCGAGACCAACGAGATCTACATCCCGGCCGGCGCGCGCCTGGGCGACAAGGTCATCGAGTTCAAGAACGTCACCAAGGGCTACGGCGACCGCGTACTGGTCGAAGACCTGTCGTTCAGCGTGCCCAAGGGCGCCATCGTCGGCGTGATCGGTGGCAACGGTGCCGGTAAGTCGACTCTGTTCCGCATGCTGATGGGCAAGGAAACCCCGGACTCGGGCAGCATCGAGATCGGTGAAACCGTGCAGCTGGCCTGCGTAGACCAGAGCCGCGAGGACCTGGACGGCAGCAAGACGGTCTGGGAAGCGGTGTCCGACGGCCTGGACATGATCAAGATCGGCAACTACGAAGTCCCGTCCCGCGGTTATGTGGGCCGCTTCAACTTCAAGGGCGCCGACCAGCAGAAGTTCGTCAAGGACCTGTCCGGTGGTGAGCGCGGCCGTCTGCACCTGGCCCTGACCCTGAAGGAGGGCGCCAACGTCCTGCTGCTCGACGAACCGTCCAACGACCTCGACGTGGAGACCCTGCGCTCGCTGGAAGAAGCGCTGCTGGACTTCCCTGGCGCCGCCATCGTGATCTCTCACGATCGCTGGTTCCTGGACCGCGTGGCGACCCACATCCTCTCCTACGAGGACGACGGCGTAATCTTCTTCGAAGGCAACTACACCGAGTACGAAGCCGACCGTAAGAAACGCCTCGGCGACGCCGCCGCCCAGCCGCACCGGGTACGGCACAAGAAGCTGGCGCAGTAA
- the rtcA gene encoding RNA 3'-terminal phosphate cyclase — protein sequence MNKDILELDGVIGGGQVLRTALSLSMITGTPFRIVNIRARRSRPGLLRQHLTAVLAAAEISNAEVEGAELHATNLVFRPGPIRGGEYRFAIGSAGSCTLVLQTVLPALLQAAEPSRVQISGGTHNPAAPPFDFLDQAWLPLLRRMGGRVELQLHRHGFVPAGGGALEAFIQPSSLTPLHLCERGAVIEQRADVLLAGIPGHVGERELARVGKRLQWPDANLHCTWLDQRHGPGNILMLTVACEQLTEQFCAFGQNGVRAEAVADRAIEPLRQWLTSGAAVAEHLADQLLLPMALAGSGSFTTTHLSEHLQSNIQVIEAFCPVTVRCRSVGKALRVEVSSRA from the coding sequence ATGAACAAGGATATTCTCGAACTCGACGGCGTCATCGGTGGCGGGCAGGTGCTGCGTACGGCGCTGAGCCTGTCGATGATCACCGGCACGCCGTTTCGTATCGTCAACATTCGCGCCAGGCGCAGCCGCCCGGGCCTGCTGCGTCAGCACCTGACCGCCGTGCTCGCCGCTGCCGAAATCAGCAACGCCGAGGTTGAGGGCGCCGAGCTGCACGCCACCAACCTGGTGTTTCGCCCCGGCCCGATCCGTGGTGGCGAGTACCGTTTCGCCATCGGCTCGGCGGGTAGCTGCACGCTGGTGCTGCAAACCGTTCTGCCAGCCTTGCTGCAGGCCGCAGAGCCGAGCCGCGTGCAGATCAGCGGCGGCACCCACAATCCGGCCGCGCCGCCGTTCGATTTTCTCGACCAGGCCTGGCTGCCGCTGCTGCGACGTATGGGTGGCCGGGTCGAGCTGCAACTGCATCGCCATGGTTTCGTGCCCGCCGGTGGTGGCGCGCTGGAAGCGTTCATCCAGCCGTCGTCGCTGACGCCATTGCACCTGTGCGAGCGGGGCGCGGTCATCGAGCAGCGCGCCGACGTGCTGCTGGCCGGCATTCCCGGCCACGTGGGCGAGCGCGAGCTGGCGCGCGTCGGCAAACGCCTGCAATGGCCGGACGCCAACCTGCACTGCACCTGGCTGGACCAGCGGCACGGCCCGGGCAATATCCTGATGTTGACGGTGGCCTGCGAGCAGCTCACCGAGCAGTTCTGCGCCTTCGGCCAGAACGGCGTGCGCGCCGAGGCGGTGGCCGACCGTGCCATCGAACCGCTGCGACAGTGGCTGACCAGCGGCGCGGCGGTGGCCGAGCACCTGGCCGACCAGTTGCTGCTACCGATGGCGCTGGCCGGTAGCGGCAGCTTCACCACCACGCACCTGAGCGAGCACCTGCAGAGCAATATCCAGGTGATCGAAGCCTTCTGCCCGGTGACCGTTCGTTGCAGGTCGGTGGGCAAGGCATTGCGGGTCGAGGTGAGTAGCCGCGCCTGA
- a CDS encoding nucleotidyltransferase domain-containing protein: protein MDMQQRHPLSDAMRARVLAELERVERERNVKVLYACESGSRAWGFASTDSDYDVRFVYVEKPDWFVQVDAGRDVIERPLDDELDVSGWELRKTLGLLRKSNPTLLEWLDSPLVYRQEDQATARLRELAEHFYSPPAARNHYLSMARKNFRGYLQDETVRLKKYFYVLRPLLAVLWIDQGRGRPPMTFADLLQTVDDAPLLAEVDELLALKRSADESAYGPRRPALHAFIEAQLERPVPALPRTQADSGLLDAYLREIVSRYA, encoded by the coding sequence ATGGACATGCAACAACGCCACCCCCTCAGCGACGCCATGCGCGCGCGGGTGCTGGCTGAACTCGAACGGGTCGAGCGCGAGCGCAACGTCAAGGTGCTGTACGCCTGCGAATCCGGCAGCCGCGCCTGGGGTTTCGCCTCGACGGACAGCGACTACGACGTGCGCTTCGTCTACGTGGAAAAACCTGACTGGTTCGTTCAGGTGGATGCTGGTCGCGACGTGATCGAGCGCCCGCTGGACGACGAGCTGGACGTCAGCGGCTGGGAGCTGCGCAAGACCTTAGGGCTGCTGCGCAAATCCAACCCGACGCTGCTGGAGTGGCTCGACTCGCCCCTGGTGTACCGCCAGGAAGATCAGGCCACGGCACGCCTGCGCGAACTGGCCGAGCATTTCTACAGCCCGCCGGCGGCGCGTAACCACTACCTGTCGATGGCCAGAAAGAATTTTCGCGGCTACCTGCAGGACGAGACGGTGCGCCTCAAGAAGTACTTCTACGTACTGCGCCCGCTGCTCGCCGTGCTATGGATCGACCAGGGCCGTGGCCGGCCGCCGATGACCTTCGCCGATCTGCTGCAGACGGTGGATGATGCGCCGCTTCTAGCCGAAGTGGACGAGCTGCTGGCTCTCAAGCGCAGCGCCGACGAGTCGGCCTATGGCCCGCGTCGCCCTGCCCTGCATGCCTTTATCGAGGCGCAGCTGGAGCGGCCGGTGCCGGCGCTGCCGCGTACCCAGGCGGACAGCGGCCTGCTCGACGCCTACCTGCGCGAAATAGTCAGCCGCTATGCCTGA